DNA sequence from the Sinorhizobium sp. RAC02 genome:
GGCTGCCGATGCCGGCAATCCGCCGGCATTGCCGGCTGTCCAGGTCGCGTCTGTCGCAGAGATGACGCAGATCGTATCCGCCGGGTCACGGATCGTGGCAAGCCCTGCTGCGCGCCTGGCTGCCCGGGAAGCGGGCGTCGACCTGCGGACCGTCAGATCAAGCAGCGCGTCGGGCCGCATCAAGCTGCGCGATATTACTGCGGCATCCCGCGCTTTGCCGGTTGTTACGGCAATCTCGCCGGCCACCCTGCCCGCCGACGAGAGTGGCCCACTCAAAGTTCACCGCAGTGGTACCACGAGTGGCGCGCCGGTTTTCCTTATTCATGGTTTTGCCAGCGATTCCCTGTCCTGGTATCCGCTCGACCGGCATCTTGCCAAGAGCCACCCCGTCTATCGCCTCGACCTGCCCAATCACGGTGCTTCGCCGAAACGTCAGGTCGGCACATTTGCCAATCTCGTGCGTGAAGTGCGCGAGGCTTTCGACGCTCTCGATCTCGATAGCGTGCATGTGATCGGGCACTCGCTCGGCGGTGCGCTGGCGCTTGCGCTGGCGGATACACGCCCCCGAAAAATCGCCTCGCTGGCACTCCTTGCACCCGGTGGGTTGGGGCCAAAGATCAACGGCGACTTCATCGGCGGGATCGCCCGGGCTTCCCGGCCCGAAAGCCTCGAGAGTTGGCTGAAGGTGATGGTTTACGATCCACGCCTCATTGACCCGGCCTTCGTCAACGCTGCCTTTGCGGCGCGCAAGGACGCCGGTCTGCGCGCCGCGCAGAGCCATATGGGCGAAACGCTGTTTGCCGACGGCACGCAGGGTTTCGACCTTTCCGCCGCCCTGCAACGACTGGAATGCCCGGCGCGGATCGTCTGGGGCCGCAAGGACAGGGTACTCGATTGGAAAGACGCCTTGCGGGCGCCCGGCCATGTCGGGCTGCACCTGCTCGCCGATGTCGGGCACGTTCCGCAACTGGAAGCGCCGGATCTTACCCTCGACATCGTCACTGCGCTGATCAAGAGCGTCTGAGAGGAAACGTCATGTCGCACACGCTTCTTCTTATCGGTTGCGGGAACATGGGCTTTGCCATGCTGCGCGGATGGTTGAGGGAGGATCCCTCACTCATCGTTCATGTTGTGGAGCCTACGGACGAGCTTCGCAAACGTGCAGCCAAGGCCGGTGCCAATACTGTTTCCGATATTGCCGATCTGCCGGAAGGCCTTGCGCCCGTTCTCGTATTCGTTGCCGTCAAGCCGAACCTTGTCCAGCCGGTTTTGCAAGGGTGCAGCGGCTTCGCCGAACGCGGCGCGACCTTTGTTTCGGTTGCGGCAGGCGTCACGACTGCTTCTATGGCCGACGTCCTTCCCGCCGGGGCGGCAATCATACGCTGCATGCCCAACACGCCGGCCGCGATTGGCGACGGCATGCTGGTTCTCTACGCGCGTGATGGTGTTTCGGACGATGCGAAGCACCTCGTTTCCACGCTGCTTGCCACGTCGGGCGTGGTGGCCTGGATCGATGACGAAGCGCAGATGGACGCCGTCACGGCCATTTCCGGCTCCGGTCCAGCCTATGTCTTCCACTTCATCGAAGCCTTGACGGAGGCCGGCGTGGCGCTCGGCCTTCCCGCAGCAATCGCTTCCCTGCTCGCAAAACAGACCGTCCGCGGTGCCGGCCGGCTTGCCATAGAGGCGGATGTCGATCCTGCGACCTTGCGCCGGCAGGTCACAAGCCCCGGCGGCACGACCGCCGCCGCATTGGACGTCTTCATGAACGATGATCGCACCGCGCGGCTCGTGGCCGAGGCCACGCGCGCCGCCCGCGACCGCAGCATCGAACTCGGCAAACCGAACTGACATAAATCTGGAAGGACATAGACATGATCAGCCTCATTACGGGCGGCGCGCAGGGCATTGGCTTTGCAACGGCGGAACACTTCATTGCCAGGGGCGACAAGGTCTGCATCTTCGACCGTGCCGGCGTGGCCGAAGCCAAGGAAAAGCTCGGCCCGGATGTTCTGGCCATCGAAGGCGATGTCACCAACCAGGCGGAGGTTGACGCCGCGGTCGCCCTGACGATCGAGACTTTTGGCGGGCTCGACACCCTCGTTACCGCAGCCGGCATCGTGACGGTCGAGCCTGCGCTCGATGTGGCGCCCGAGGCATTCATGCGTATGATGAACGTGAATGTGCTTGGCAGCTTCCTGCCGGCCCAGAGCGCGGCGCGCCACATGAGCGAGAATGGCGGCGGCAGCATCGTCTTCATCGGCTCCGTCTACGGCTCCGTCGGCGCGCCGAAGCGCACCGCCTATTGCGCCTCGAAGGGCGCGGTTCACAACATGATGCAGTCGCTCGCGACAGAGTGGGGACCGCTCGGCATTCGCGTCAATGCTCTGGCCCCCACAGGCGTACGCACGCCGATGGTGCAGAACCTCATCGACAACGGCCTCTACAACATGACGGGCGTGCGCAACCGCACGCCGCTTGGCCGTATCGCCGAACCGGAGGAAATCGCCGCCGCCGCCGTGTTCCTGTCCTCGCCGGGGGCCGCGATGGTTCACGGCGCCGTGCTGCCGGTGGATGGCGGCTGGATCGCCAACGGCTTCACCTGGTGACGTGTTTCTCAAACCATCCCTTTTTCCGTTCAGACACGAAAGGCTGTGACAATGACGAAGCGTATCAACATCTCTTCCGGATCCTCCTTCGAGAAAGCCTTTGGCTATTCCCGGTGCGTGAAGGTCGGCGACACCGTCTATGTGTCGGGCACCGTCGGCATCAATTTCGAGACGGGTGAATGCAGCCCCGACCCGGTCGAACAGCTTCGCCAGGTCATCGGCAATATCGAGCCCTGGCTGGAAAAGGCCGGCGCCTCGCTGAAGGACGTCGTGCAGATCACGACCTATGTCACCTCCGCCGAAGTCTTTGCCGCCATCGGCCCGACGCTGAAGGAAATCTTCGGCGAGATCCTGCCGACGAATGCAGCGCTCGTCGTCCAGTTCCCGGTCCCGAACGTTAAGGTCGAAATCTCCGCGACGGCTGTCATCGGCTGCGGCGCCTGATAAAATAGCGGCCGCCGGACTTGCCGGCGGTCGCTCCCTTTCTTGGCCTCCTTGCGAGCGTCCGGCATGCTTCGAAATCTCATTCATCCCGACAACCGGCATGCCCTCACCGTGGGAATTGGCCTCGTCATTATTGGCTATTTTCTCTTCGCGCTGAATGACGTGGTGGCCAAGTTCCTGGTCGCAAGCTTCGGCGTCGGGCAGGTGCTGACCATCCGTGCAATCGGTGCCTTTGCCGTTCTCGTGCCGCTGGCCCGCCAGCAGGGCGAACATCCCTTCCGCAACGTGCATCGACCGCTCGTGCAGATATTGCGCGCCCTTCTCATCACGCTGGATACGGCGTTGTTTTACGCCGCCGTCGTCTATCTGCCCCTCGCCGACGTCATGACGTTCTATATGGCCGGGCCTATCTACATGACCGTGGCGTCGCATTTCCTGCTCGGCGAGCGGGCCGGCTGGCGGCGCTGGAGCGCGGTTCTGCTCGGCTTCATCGGCGTCGTGGTCGCGCTCGATCCTTCGACATCGGCGTTCTCGACGCCGGCCTGGTTTGCGCTCATCGGCGGACTTGCCTACGCACTCACACTGGTGCTCAATCGCTCCCTTGCGCGGACAGGAGATGCGACCCTCGGCATCTACCAGGGTCTTGCGACCTTCATTCTCGCCGGCGCTGCTTCTGTTTTCGACTGGCGACCCTTCACCATGGCCGAAGGTGCATCCATGCTTCTTCTGGGCGTGATCGGCGCATTTGCCCATCTCGTCGTCACGCGTTCGCTGAAGCTTGCGCCGGTATCGATCCTGGCGCCGTTCCAATACACTCTTCTGCTGTGGGGAATGCTGTTCGGATTTTTGTTCTTCGGCGACATTCCGGGTCCCAACATGATCGTCGGATCGGCGATTATCGCCGTTGCCGGCCTGTTCATCTCCCACCGCAAGGCGCGAAAGGTGGAGACGGTTCCGGACAGCGACCTGCCGGCGCAACTGCCATGAGCCCATGTCCATGGCCATGTGCGACCGAGAACTACACGCCAGCCCAGAGCCGTGAGCGTCGACGCGTTTCGCAAACACTTTCCCAACACCTCATCGAAAGTCCCTGATCATGTCTATGGCAAGCCCGATCGATCCAACCATGCAAGGCGTCGTCTGGACGAAAACCCTGCAGGAAACCGTTCGCGACTATCCCCGCCTCGCCGGCGAGGAGACTGCCGACCTCGTCGTTGTTGGTGGCGGCTATTCTGGTCTCAATACGGCGATCCACGCGGCGCGAAATGGTTTGAACGTTGTTGTGGTCGAGGCCGGGCGCGTTGGAAACGGGGCCGCCGGTCGCAATGGCGGCTACAACGTGCCCCATTTCCCGGGTGGGATGACACCCTCCGTCGTCGAAGCCGCCATCGGTCCTCGCAAAGGCCGCGCGCTCGCCGACCTGGTGCTTCAGGGGGCGGATGCCGTCTTCCGACAGATAGAGGCGTTCCAGATCAAGTGCTCGGCAGTGCAGAACGGCTGGATGCAGCCGGCACATTCCGATACCTCGATGCTGAAGGTGCGCAAGGTCCATGATGAGTGGAAAGCGCTCGGCGCCAAGGTGGAATGGCATTCCGCCGCTGATGTCGCCGACCTTCTCGGTGCACGGGGCTATCTCGGCGGCTGGTCCAACGCCGAGGGCGGGACCGTCAATCCATACAGCCTCGCCGTGGGTTTGGCGCGTGCCGCGGAGCAGAGCGGCATGCGTATCTTCGAGAACAGTCCGGTCGATGGCTTTGAGGAGACGGGGCAGGGTGTCGTCGTCCGCTGCGGGGCAAATCGCGTTTCCGCCAAATCTGCCGTTTTCGCCACCAATGCCTATACGGGCGATTTTCTGCCGGCGATTCAAAAGACGGTTATTCCCGTTTACCTCTATCATGTCGCGACGAAGCCGCTGCGCGAGGAGTTGCGCGGCGAAATCCTGAAAAGCCAGCTTTGCTTCACGGACCTGCGCAAGTCCGGCGGCTTCGGCCGTCTCGATGCGGAGGGGCGCCTGATTTCGGGTGGCGCCGTCTTCGATTTCGGCAACAAGATTGCTTATGGGCAGGAGCATGCCCGCGCGCGCATGAAGCTGCTCTTCCCCAGGCTGACGGATCGGGACATCGAACTGGAAAGCTATTGGGAGGGCTATTGCGCGGTGACGGAGAGCTATCTGCCGCATATCCTGCGGCTTGGCCGCAACGTCTTTTCCGTCGGCGGCTTTTCGACGCGCGGGGTCAATCTGGCCCAGAATCTCGGGCGGGTCGTGGGGGAGTTCATGGCGGGAAAACGTGATCTCGACAGTATTCCGGTCAACATCTACGACCAGCGCCACGACGTGCCGCTCTGGTCGATAAAGACAAGGGCAGCACGCTATGTCTTCCCATATTATCGAATGAAAGACGCGATGGGGCTGAGCTAGCGCGCGTTACCCTATAGCCTCGGTGTGTCCCGGTACGAGAGGGCAGTCATCGGCTAGGCGACGCCGCCCCCCGCGCGTCGTTTGGCTGGCGGCCCGGCGCAATTCTGGTCGGTTTTGCCAAGAAGTTCGTGCCGGGTTTTCATACAATCTTCCGCGGCCCGCGCTTGCTTCGATGCGGAAATATGTCACGCTACGGCACAGAGTGCCGGCCAACGCGTCGCAGCTTTAGGTCGTTGTTCAGCTTTCTGCCCTAACGTCAGGCAATCTTGCATGCGGGGATTTCGGATGGGCGTCGTGACGCTGGACCAGGTGGAGCGCCAGATAGCGCGGGGTTTTCGCCTTCTGCGCTTCGCCCCGGATATCGAGGCCGCGTTTCGCAAGGACTATGCGGCGGAACGGGTGCGGTTGGCAGCGATCTGGGGTGTGATCGGCACCCTGATCTACGACCTGGTCTATTTCGGCGATCGCACCATGATGGCGGACGTCTTCAGCGAGCTGGTCATCGTTCGTTTCCTGGTGTTCACGCCCTTCGTGATCGGATGCATCCTTGCCGTTCGCCGCTGGCCGGATGCGCTTCTTTACGACATTCTCTCCATTGCGATCGCCGTGTTGGGCGTCACCTTGCCCATGGCCGTCGCCACGCAGAGCTCAAGCCCCTACCTTTTCGTCTACCAGAACGGCAATTCCGCCGCCTTCCTGTTCTTCGTCATCGCATTGCGGCCACGGTTTCCCGCCGTGCTGGCAGGGCTTGTGTTGATGTGCGCCTCGCATTTCACCACCACGCAGCT
Encoded proteins:
- a CDS encoding acetoin dehydrogenase dihydrolipoyllysine-residue acetyltransferase subunit; translation: MATPITAGAIAGEYMETLVIVEWRVAKGDTVAEGDVLLTIETAKAAVDVEAPCDGVISAIFAEAESEVPAAAVLCLIGKDLSDVSYDGDETQAADAGNPPALPAVQVASVAEMTQIVSAGSRIVASPAARLAAREAGVDLRTVRSSSASGRIKLRDITAASRALPVVTAISPATLPADESGPLKVHRSGTTSGAPVFLIHGFASDSLSWYPLDRHLAKSHPVYRLDLPNHGASPKRQVGTFANLVREVREAFDALDLDSVHVIGHSLGGALALALADTRPRKIASLALLAPGGLGPKINGDFIGGIARASRPESLESWLKVMVYDPRLIDPAFVNAAFAARKDAGLRAAQSHMGETLFADGTQGFDLSAALQRLECPARIVWGRKDRVLDWKDALRAPGHVGLHLLADVGHVPQLEAPDLTLDIVTALIKSV
- the proC gene encoding pyrroline-5-carboxylate reductase; translation: MSHTLLLIGCGNMGFAMLRGWLREDPSLIVHVVEPTDELRKRAAKAGANTVSDIADLPEGLAPVLVFVAVKPNLVQPVLQGCSGFAERGATFVSVAAGVTTASMADVLPAGAAIIRCMPNTPAAIGDGMLVLYARDGVSDDAKHLVSTLLATSGVVAWIDDEAQMDAVTAISGSGPAYVFHFIEALTEAGVALGLPAAIASLLAKQTVRGAGRLAIEADVDPATLRRQVTSPGGTTAAALDVFMNDDRTARLVAEATRAARDRSIELGKPN
- a CDS encoding SDR family oxidoreductase: MISLITGGAQGIGFATAEHFIARGDKVCIFDRAGVAEAKEKLGPDVLAIEGDVTNQAEVDAAVALTIETFGGLDTLVTAAGIVTVEPALDVAPEAFMRMMNVNVLGSFLPAQSAARHMSENGGGSIVFIGSVYGSVGAPKRTAYCASKGAVHNMMQSLATEWGPLGIRVNALAPTGVRTPMVQNLIDNGLYNMTGVRNRTPLGRIAEPEEIAAAAVFLSSPGAAMVHGAVLPVDGGWIANGFTW
- a CDS encoding Rid family hydrolase, translated to MTKRINISSGSSFEKAFGYSRCVKVGDTVYVSGTVGINFETGECSPDPVEQLRQVIGNIEPWLEKAGASLKDVVQITTYVTSAEVFAAIGPTLKEIFGEILPTNAALVVQFPVPNVKVEISATAVIGCGA
- a CDS encoding DMT family transporter gives rise to the protein MLRNLIHPDNRHALTVGIGLVIIGYFLFALNDVVAKFLVASFGVGQVLTIRAIGAFAVLVPLARQQGEHPFRNVHRPLVQILRALLITLDTALFYAAVVYLPLADVMTFYMAGPIYMTVASHFLLGERAGWRRWSAVLLGFIGVVVALDPSTSAFSTPAWFALIGGLAYALTLVLNRSLARTGDATLGIYQGLATFILAGAASVFDWRPFTMAEGASMLLLGVIGAFAHLVVTRSLKLAPVSILAPFQYTLLLWGMLFGFLFFGDIPGPNMIVGSAIIAVAGLFISHRKARKVETVPDSDLPAQLP
- a CDS encoding FAD-binding oxidoreductase, which gives rise to MSMASPIDPTMQGVVWTKTLQETVRDYPRLAGEETADLVVVGGGYSGLNTAIHAARNGLNVVVVEAGRVGNGAAGRNGGYNVPHFPGGMTPSVVEAAIGPRKGRALADLVLQGADAVFRQIEAFQIKCSAVQNGWMQPAHSDTSMLKVRKVHDEWKALGAKVEWHSAADVADLLGARGYLGGWSNAEGGTVNPYSLAVGLARAAEQSGMRIFENSPVDGFEETGQGVVVRCGANRVSAKSAVFATNAYTGDFLPAIQKTVIPVYLYHVATKPLREELRGEILKSQLCFTDLRKSGGFGRLDAEGRLISGGAVFDFGNKIAYGQEHARARMKLLFPRLTDRDIELESYWEGYCAVTESYLPHILRLGRNVFSVGGFSTRGVNLAQNLGRVVGEFMAGKRDLDSIPVNIYDQRHDVPLWSIKTRAARYVFPYYRMKDAMGLS